From the genome of Solanum pennellii chromosome 6, SPENNV200:
TAACAATTATGGTAGTACTTGTTCTTGCACTTAGCCTTCTTCGGGGTTGGTGAGGGTGGAGGAGGAGACACGGGTGACAAAGTTGGTGGCATTGGGCCATTGATACAAATTGGCTTGCAAGAACGACACTCCGTTATGCAACCAGTAGGACAGAACATGGGACATGCATGAGGAAGATTTTTACATTGCTTGATTTCATCATCTGAGCAATGAGAATTGCTAGGATGGTTAGGTATTCCTGGGGGAGTTGCCTCTACCTTTGCTATAAACATTAACAAGACAATGCCTAGATCCACAACAATAGTGAGGGCCATTAGTAGCTATTGAGAGAAGTGATGGATTATCAATTGTTATATAGATATCTTAGTCAAATACACATGCCAGTTGTAATTTCTTAAGAGACGTGCAAAGTTCAAActgaacaagtaaaagtgaTAGGAGCTCGGGACTAAAAATAATGGTATGTTTGTTTGATAAGTTACCTTTCATGTGCTCCTTTTCCCAAGTCCAGTATTCTATTCAATATTTGTGCTCTTTACAGGAGTATTAAACTTCAACACACATGTGGTATCTCACTTTGTCTTGGCCATAAATTTAGATACAACactttccttataattttatctTCTTCATATACACGTATCTTTCTTGAAGTAGCTTcgaaataaaatgaacaatgattATTATTTCTCTGCCAggacaaaaaatatttcttctgGATTATGAtttacttttctaaaattgagattatttataaatatattctatCATCCATAGGACAAAACTAACACGTCTtactaaaagataaaaagaaaggtTCCCAACCAAAAATCCATTGTAATAGcacattatttatcattttacctgattacaaataaatgtttataaaaaaaattacatctaATTATCTACAATTGATTTGATTGCACAAATACTTTTTCATACCATGTATTGAAAAATCTTTACACTCCAATCAATATGTATAAGTactaaaaattattcttttttcacGGAAAAAATGATCGATCACTATTTCTACAGATATTTTGATTAAATCGGTTTAATTAAAAGAAGAAGTAGCAAATTTCATATGGAAAATTCAGGAAGCTTCCCActattttggtaaaaatttgTTCCACCATACATTTTCACAATGAGCTCAATGaaaaatgtcttttatttttagtagtATATATAGCCACTAGTATCATATGTTATTCATTTTCTGCGTCCCTCTTTTATAACTTTGCTTTATGAATAATGGTTTATTATTAATAAGTATAATGGTTTCGCTATTGAAGTTGACATAATTGTATATTTGTGTCCACTCTCGGAGAAAGAGGTTATATTTGTTTGCCACTCAATTTTGCGCTCTTGGATAAATAAATCTACAAGAAGCAAAATGAACATAGAATAGGGCCATAACATAGATAGAAATCTACGTAATAATGGTACAAAATACCACAAATGACCAAAGAAAGACAAATTTACATAAGATACAAGAGGTTTAAATCTGTCtgctcaaaacataaaatatatagacaatgtaaaagagagaaatcaataAGTCTCTGAATTAGCAAAGGCCACGGGAGATCGTAAATCAGCGACTCGTACTTGGCGGTGCATCAGAAAACGAGATACATaattaccatatatatatatgagtatcAAAACACAGGTAATTTTATGATTGTATTTGTTTATAGTATCTTTCACTTTCATGTATTTTATGAGGTCTACTAATTGAATACATGTATAATGACTCCGAAACTCAAACggtagaaaatattaacaaaaattccaaaagggtatataaaattttatatacccttttggaatttttgttaatattttctaccGTTTGAGTTTCGGACTCGTATAATGACACGAGTATAAAGTAGAATATGGTAAATATATACTCACATTTCGTGTATGATGATTACTACTCCATGTAAATAGATTTTTACCGTCGAATATCAATATCAAGATGTtgtcaaaatataaaacaaaaagaatatcaCAATTGTTAACTAAATATCCTATATTGCCAACTTATCGATGATAATTCATTTTGTTAAAGGGCTTGAGAGTTGAAATCAAAATAAGTTCGCAACATCTACCTGATTTTAAAAGGGTTTAGAATCATCAtctaatttttaggaaaatatttatatgtaaattctattttgatatgTTAAAACGTTGTGAAATTTTAGTTAATAAGGAGAAAGCACTAAATATTCTTCTAAACCTATTCAAACTTAATTTGGTCAACAAGgaaatcactttttttttcaattaatacGTGTTAAAGGAAAATGTTTAAGAAGTTGTAATTTAGAATAAAGTATGGGAAACAAAGTAAACCTAATTTTAAAACcatttgaagttaaaaatatataagaagtaATGGAATGTGGGAGTGTGATACAGGggtgtgtgtgtatatacacACACTTGTAGGTCTTCTCAGACAATGAACATACGATCCGAtataaataagtatttaatttCGAACATTTACAAAAAGTTTAGCCAATTACACTAGAAAAAGGATATGATGGGCTCAAATAACCTCACAAAAAATTAGCAGAAAGAGTTATATATTCCTGCTAGAAATCTCAAAAGGCTTCTTCAATAACTAATTATAACCAATTTTTTTCTACCAGGGAGAAGCAGCCAATGCCTTGAAATTGAGCTCAAAGTTTGCATCTTTCTTTGTTAAGGCCTCAATTTCAGATTCTACATTCTTCATCACTTGTTTCACTTTCAATACCTTTTCTTCAATAATCCTCATTTCCTCTTTTGCTTCAGCTAGCTCAACTTTCTTTGATTCAAGGACGTCTTTCGATTCACTTGATAAACTATCAAGCTTACTTATCCTTGCACGTAAAAATCCAACGTTCATTCCTAAACACTCGAACCCTTTCAATGTATTGTCCCAAGTCTCAAGATACTCACGAGGAGTCGAACTCTCGCAGGCTCTTATGGCATCAGCAATGTTCACAGTTTCAGTAATCATTCCAGCAGCTAACTTGACATTTAGGCCAGCAAGTAAATGGTCATGGAGAAATGAATTTTGGGCGCGACAAAGATCATAGTATTTGGTCCTAATGTGTAATGCAGGAACCTCCGAGTCAATGGTCAGGCCATCAACAATAATGTTGAAACCAGAATAGTCCTTCACATCTTTGAATTCGACTCGTGATTCTGAAAATCTAATGCCTTCTAAAACATCAGAGCCGTTATCGCTGTCATTTCCACATTGATCAGCTACAGGGTCGTGGTCCGAGTTAGGTAACAACATGGGTTCCTCAATTTTGTCATCTTGATTAATATCTACGACAGGAGGCTCCAAGTATTTCTCCTCTTTtgcttcaaaaattttaatctCTTCATCGTGATCTATCGAGATAATAATATCAGTAAATCGACAGATAGTACATCTTGCTTGCGATAGAAATTAAATATACTGATCGTAACCATACCAGATTTGATTGGTCGAGCACGAAAATCCAGATTTAGAAGAGTAATAGCACCATCAATTTCTGTCAAGCAATTTTCTCTTACTATGTATACCTAAAACAGGGGAAAAAACAATAAGGCCTTTGCTTTACTGTCATAAAACTGCAACATACAAAGAATATTCACATTGTCACATTAGGATAAAAAAGATAGTTCAATGCACTAACTCGGGTCTAGAAAAAGATTGAGTCACATGGTGTCTATTGTATGCGATAGATATTGTAACAATGACAACAAATATAAGATGTGTTACCTTAAATTTGGAGGGTTGAATCAATTGGAAGACTAAGACATCCCCTTCGAGAAGGTTATGAGCAATGGAGAAACCTCTCCAACCCCCACTCAATCCGTTCTTGTCAATAAGGTACTTGGTAGGAGATTCTTCGTCATTTTCATCCACTAAAACAACAATATCGTCATGTTTTGGCAAATGACAATCACAAAATTTCTTTGGGAAACCCTGttatattcacaaaaaaaaaacaataagacCATAGTACTAACAAAAAGTTCtaactttttcaagaaaattttgaacttacCAACCAAAATCCCCCACTGACATGTGAAGGGAGCATATACTTAACAAAACTAGGAAATTGACAAGGCAACTTTGCTTGGACTTCTGCAGCTCGCAACATCGCGGATGAATTCACATCAACAGAGCTGTGTTTCAGTGTCTTT
Proteins encoded in this window:
- the LOC107021079 gene encoding B3 domain-containing protein Os01g0234100-like, with product MAISSLYSSKKSPALSSSKKKALLIKKKTLAPTKTNKVVNGGKKKVQICLEKKTLKHSSVDVNSSAMLRAAEVQAKLPCQFPSFVKYMLPSHVSGGFWLGFPKKFCDCHLPKHDDIVVLVDENDEESPTKYLIDKNGLSGGWRGFSIAHNLLEGDVLVFQLIQPSKFKVYIVRENCLTEIDGAITLLNLDFRARPIKSDHDEEIKIFEAKEEKYLEPPVVDINQDDKIEEPMLLPNSDHDPVADQCGNDSDNGSDVLEGIRFSESRVEFKDVKDYSGFNIIVDGLTIDSEVPALHIRTKYYDLCRAQNSFLHDHLLAGLNVKLAAGMITETVNIADAIRACESSTPREYLETWDNTLKGFECLGMNVGFLRARISKLDSLSSESKDVLESKKVELAEAKEEMRIIEEKVLKVKQVMKNVESEIEALTKKDANFELNFKALAASPW